In Candidatus Alcyoniella australis, the genomic window CGATTTGTTAGCGATTTTCTAGCAAACAATATCATAGGAGCCTAAAACGAGTCCGTTAATGAGCGCATTGATAATCACCGCGGCTTCGAGCCGGACACTTTAAAAGTACCGAGCGATTCGGGCTTGACAAGTTGAAGCGGGCTACTACAATGGCAACTGGTAATACCACCTGCCAAGCACAAAGGTGAACATGAAGGCGATGCTCGATCCGATCAAGACCGACAGTCTCAAGGACGTGTTCATCGCGCGTTTCGAGGAGCTGATCCTTTCGGGCAAGCTCTCCATCGGCCAACGCCTGCCCTCGGAGCGCGAGCTGGCGTTGCAGCTGGGCGTCAGCAGGCCTGTGGTGCACGAGGGGCTGGTCGACCTGGAGTTCAAGGGCCTGGTGTCGATGAAGCCGCGTGTGGGCACGGTGGTCAACGACTACCGCCGCCAGGGCTCCCTGGCCCTGCTCACATCGCTGGTCAACTACCGCCGGGGGTTGTTCGAGCCGCGACTGCTGGCCTCGATGCTGCAAATGCGCATGCTCTTCGAGATTGAGACCGCGCGCCTGGCAGCGCATTGTCGTAGTGACGCGCAGCTCGCCGAGCTGCGCGACTTGCTCAAGCGCGAGCAATCCGCCGAGCGCACCGACATCGCTTATATCACCGAGCTCGACTTTGAGCTGCACCACATGGTGGCCCTGGCCTCGGACAACATGATCTACCCGCTGGTGATCAACTCTTTTAAACAGGTCTACACCAATCTCACCGGATTGTTCTTCTCCGAGCCCGCGGTGGTCGAGCAGGTATTCGCCTTCCATCGCGAACTGGTCGAGGCGATCGCGGCCCAAGACGAGCAGCGCGCCGCGCAGCAAATGCAACGCATCCTCGAGCACGGGGCCGAGCATTTAGGATCGATAATCCTCAAACAACAGGGGTAAGAAAATGAGCGTAGCGGCCGACCGCACCTATCAGATCAAGCAGCCCAAGGGGCTCTCCGCGCGCATCCAGTGGCTGCGCGACTACTACTTCCAGGGCACGCAGCGGCCGTGGAACAACGAGTTCACGCCCTTTGGCACGGGCACTCCCTGGGACGTGCAGCACAACGAGATGGCCTACTTCATCGTGCCCGAGAACTATCTGCTGTTGCAGACCTTCGTCAGCTCGTTCCGCCAGGCAGCGCGCCCGATCGACCTGCCCGCGAAGTTCTGGGATTGGTCTCAGCCCGAGCGCCGCGCCTGGTTCGTCAAGCAGGTGATGGTCGAGCACCTGCCCCACGAACTGCTGCCCGGCGATCTGATCGCCGGCGCGCGCTTCAACCTCCAGACCTCGCTGTGCCTGGACCGCAAGCAGGCGAAGAAGCACTGGGAGCTGATCGCCGGTAAAAACGGCGCACGGCGGGCGGTCAAGTGGTTCCACGACCACGGCTACGGCAACGCCGGCGCCACCCCCGGCCACATTGTGCCGGGCCATGAGCGCGTTTTGCAGATCGGCTGGAAGGGCGTGCACGCCGACCTGGTCGCCAAGTACGACGCCCTGGGCAAGCGCGAAAAGAAAGGACCCAAGGGCGCACAGCTACGGGCGATGATCACCGCGGCCCAGATGCCGCGCGACCTGGCGGCCAAGTACGCCGATCTGTGCCGCGACCTGGCATTGGCCGAGGCCGACCTTGACCGCCGCTCCGAGCTTGAGCAAATGGATCACATCTTGCGCAAGGTTCCCTGGGAGCCGGCCGAGACTTTCTGGGAGGCACTCCAGGCGTTGTGGCTGACCCACATGCTGATCATGTCCGACGAGAACTACCCCGGACCCGGCATCAGCTTCGGCCGCATCGACCAATACCTGCTCCCCTATTGGCAGCACTCAATCGAGCAGGGCGTGGACCGCGAGTTCCTCAAGGAGATGCTCAAGTGCTTCTGGATGCACTGCAACACGGCCTACGACGCGATCATCCGCGCGGGCTACCAGGGGATCACCGCGGGCTTCGGCCAGCTGATCACGCTCTCGGGCATGGGCCCCGCGGGGCGCGACATGACCAACGATCTGACCTACGCAATGCTCGAGGTGATCGACGAACTCTCGCCGATCCTCGAGCCCAAGCCCAACGTGCGGCTGCACTGCAACTCGCCCGACGAGCTGCTGGACAAGCTGATTGAGATGATCTCCACCAGCCAGGGCGCGCCGTTTCTGCTTAACTTCGACGAGCGTTCGATGGCGGGCATGCTGCGCGAGGCCAAACGCGCCAATCTCCAGCGGCTGATCAACCTGGACAACGTCCACGACTACGCGCCCGTGGGCTGCCTGGAAAACACGATGGTCGGCAACGACCGTTCGGGCACGGTGGACATCAACCTCAACCTGCTCAAGGCGGTCGAGCTGGCGTTGAACAACGGCCGCGACCTGCATCAGGTGCGCGACGTGATTACCGGCAAGGTCGATCCCATTGGCCAGGACGGACCGGCCACGGGCGACGCCGCGAAGTTTGAAACCTTCGAGCAGTTCTGGCAGGCCTACGCCGAGCAGACGCGTCAGATCATCGCGCGCTCCGCCGAACTCTATGAGAAATCCGAATCGATCCGCGCCCAATACTGCCCCACTTCCTACCTAAGCTGCATGGTCAAGGGCTGCGCCGAGCAGGGCCTGGACGTCACCCAGGGCGGAGCCGAGATCGCGCTGGTGACCCTCGAGGCCGTGACCTACGCCACCACCGTGGACTCGCTGCTGGCAATCAAGTACCTGGTGTTCGACGAGGGCGCCTGCACCATGCCCGAGCTGATCCAGGCGCTGCGCGACAACTGGGAGGGGCACGAGGTGCTCCAGGCGCGGGCCAAGAACAAGGCCCCCAAGTACGGCCGCGACGACGACGAGTCCGACGCCATGGCCACGCGCGTAATGGAGCTGTGGACCGACGAAACCTGGAACTACAAGACCCAATCGACCGGCCGCCAATTCCGACCGGGGATGCTCTCCTGGAACTACTGGGTCGGCGACGGCTTCGTGCTCGCGGCCAGCCCCGACGGCCGCCCCCAGGGGCAGTTCCTCTCCAACGCAATCTGTCCCAGCAACGGCTCGGACACCAACGGCCCCACGGCCAACACCAACTCGGTGGGCAAGGTCTTCGGCGGCAAGTCCGACTGCGGCGAGGGCGACTGGAACGACTACCGCAGCGCCCTGCCCAACGGCGCGAGCCACACCATCACCTTCAATCCCTCGATCCTGCGCGACCCCGAGCACCAGCAAAAATTCAAGGCGTTCTTGCGCGGCTACGCTGTCAACGGCGGGTCCGCGCTACAAATCAACATGCTCGACAAACAGATGCTGCTCGACGCCCAGCGCCGGCCCCAGGACTACCGCCACCTGCTTGTGCGCGTCACCGGGTACAACGCCTACTTCACCTCCATCGGCCGCGAGCTGCAGAACGAGGTGATCGCGCGGCTGAGCCACAGCGACTTCTAGGAGTACGTCGATGTCCGAGAAGTCCGACCACGCTACTGTGCTGCAACTGATCCGGATGTCCACCGAGGACGGCCCGGGGATCCGCACCTCGGTGTTCTTCAA contains:
- a CDS encoding FadR/GntR family transcriptional regulator yields the protein MKAMLDPIKTDSLKDVFIARFEELILSGKLSIGQRLPSERELALQLGVSRPVVHEGLVDLEFKGLVSMKPRVGTVVNDYRRQGSLALLTSLVNYRRGLFEPRLLASMLQMRMLFEIETARLAAHCRSDAQLAELRDLLKREQSAERTDIAYITELDFELHHMVALASDNMIYPLVINSFKQVYTNLTGLFFSEPAVVEQVFAFHRELVEAIAAQDEQRAAQQMQRILEHGAEHLGSIILKQQG
- a CDS encoding pyruvate formate lyase family protein → MSVAADRTYQIKQPKGLSARIQWLRDYYFQGTQRPWNNEFTPFGTGTPWDVQHNEMAYFIVPENYLLLQTFVSSFRQAARPIDLPAKFWDWSQPERRAWFVKQVMVEHLPHELLPGDLIAGARFNLQTSLCLDRKQAKKHWELIAGKNGARRAVKWFHDHGYGNAGATPGHIVPGHERVLQIGWKGVHADLVAKYDALGKREKKGPKGAQLRAMITAAQMPRDLAAKYADLCRDLALAEADLDRRSELEQMDHILRKVPWEPAETFWEALQALWLTHMLIMSDENYPGPGISFGRIDQYLLPYWQHSIEQGVDREFLKEMLKCFWMHCNTAYDAIIRAGYQGITAGFGQLITLSGMGPAGRDMTNDLTYAMLEVIDELSPILEPKPNVRLHCNSPDELLDKLIEMISTSQGAPFLLNFDERSMAGMLREAKRANLQRLINLDNVHDYAPVGCLENTMVGNDRSGTVDINLNLLKAVELALNNGRDLHQVRDVITGKVDPIGQDGPATGDAAKFETFEQFWQAYAEQTRQIIARSAELYEKSESIRAQYCPTSYLSCMVKGCAEQGLDVTQGGAEIALVTLEAVTYATTVDSLLAIKYLVFDEGACTMPELIQALRDNWEGHEVLQARAKNKAPKYGRDDDESDAMATRVMELWTDETWNYKTQSTGRQFRPGMLSWNYWVGDGFVLAASPDGRPQGQFLSNAICPSNGSDTNGPTANTNSVGKVFGGKSDCGEGDWNDYRSALPNGASHTITFNPSILRDPEHQQKFKAFLRGYAVNGGSALQINMLDKQMLLDAQRRPQDYRHLLVRVTGYNAYFTSIGRELQNEVIARLSHSDF